A single region of the Xiphias gladius isolate SHS-SW01 ecotype Sanya breed wild chromosome 17, ASM1685928v1, whole genome shotgun sequence genome encodes:
- the LOC120802801 gene encoding protocadherin alpha-C2-like isoform X3, translated as MMALITAPLRTRLTAAVFTFIALWGFALSITRYSIPEEMEEGSFVANLATDLGLDVRSLVQRRAKLDVIHSKNYLDINKETGELIIREKMDRESICMTKTTSCFLKMDVILESPIRIFNIELEIMDINDNAPVFRRKTMPLDISEATAPGERFSLTNAVDADVGANSIKTYYLSESKYFIIDIQTGSDGSKYVDLVLSGNLDREEHAVHNLILTAVDGGVPPRSGTASIIINVLDINDNAPLFSQPVFAVNISENSAAGTVIMTLNASDLDEGTNAQLMYSYTLYTSEKTQELFSLDPNSGEIKVKGVIDYEESQSFEMHIQAQDRGSNPLSGHCKGMVFITDLNDNYPEVTIKSLKSALTEDVSVGTLIAVVSVSDRDSGVNGEVELTLNRQETLPFILNKSSEGYFELLVSKPLDREIMNKYDITLRVTDKGSPPLSENETITLEILDVNDNAPTFSQSFYTIHVVENNLPGALLTSLSAFDPDLNENQYLVYFIMEKEIVNTSMSMLFSINPENGDLYALKTFDYERERDFLFHIEARDSGVPPLSTNVTVHIIILDQNDNTPLIVSPWRAQGSVVEEVIPRSTDKGHLVAKVIAIDADSEQNSRVTYQLLQISDATLFSLDQYNGEIRTTRMFSYRDPRQQRLVIVAKDNGEPALSATVTIKISTVEHVMSFSETTELPLEYDVFTDLNLYLVIGLGAVSFLLLITILVIIVLKCQKPKPKAIKIPPPNRNSVISRNSVISQRSSTIADSTLISSDAYWYSLFLAETRKGKVVVRQPIIPKGAGYFVSSIPRSIGPSETTDSRASTLEEPRRELP; from the exons ATGATGGCGCTTATCACTGCACCTTTACGGACACGATTGACCGCggctgtttttacattcatcGCACTGTGGGGATTTGCGCTTTCCATCACTCGGTACTCTATTccggaggagatggaggagggcTCCTTTGTTGCCAATCTGGCCACAGATTTGGGTCTGGATGTTCGCAGTTTGGTGCAGCGCAGAGCAAAGCTCGATGTCATCCACAGCAAAAATTACCTCGACATCAACAAAGAGACAGGGGAGCTGATAATCCGCGAGAAGATGGACAGGGAAAGCATATGCATGACTAAAACAACCTCGTGTTTTCTGAAAATGGATGTCATTCTTGAGAGCCCCATTCGCATTTTTAACATCGAGCTAGAAATCATGGACATCAATGACAACGCGCCCGTGTTTCGCAGAAAGACAATGCCCTTGGACATTTCGGAGGCAACCGCTCCCGGTGAGAGATTTTCATTGACAAATGCAGTGGATGCGGATGTGGGGGCCAATTCAATCAAGACCTACTATCTCAGTGAAAGCAAATACTTCATCATCGATATTCAGACTGGCAGCGACGGCTCCAAATATGTCGATCTAGTCCTCAGTGGTAATTTGGATCGAGAGGAGCATGCAGTTCATAATTTGATTTTAACTGCCGTGGATGGAGGGGTGCCTCCCCGCTCCGGCACAGCCAGCATCATTATAAATGTCCTGGATATCAATGACAACGCCCCCCTGTTCAGTCAGCCGGTGTTTGCAGTCAACATTTCAGAGAACTCGGCTGCAGGGACAGTGATCATGACCCTAAACGCATCAGACTTGGATGAAGGCACGAACGCCCAGTTAATGTACTCATATACACTGTACACCTCAGAGAAGACCCAAGAGCTCTTCTCACTTGATCCAAACTCAGGTGAAATCAAGGTGAAGGGGGTGATCGATTATGAGGAGAGTCAAAGTTTTGAGATGCACATTCAGGCTCAGGACAGAGGGTCGAACCCGCTGTCAGGACATTGCAAAGGCATGGTGTTCATCACAGATCTGAATGATAACTACCCTGAGGTGACCATCAAGTCTCTGAAAAGTGCACTGACTGAGGACGTCTCTGTAGGGACCCTGATTGCAGTGGTCAGTGTCAGCGACAGGGACTCGGGAGTCAACGGGGAAGTGGAGCTCACCTTGAATCGGCAGGAAACCTTACCATTCATCCTAAACAAATCTTCAGAGGGTTACTTTGAGCTGCTGGTTTCAAAGCCACTGGACAGAGAGATAATGAACAAATATGACATCACGCTGAGGGTGACAGACAAAGGCTCGCCGCCCTTATCTGAAAACGAGACCATCACTTTAGAGATTCTGGATGTCAATGACAATGCACCCACATTCTCTCAGTCCTTCTACACGATCCACGTTGTGGAGAATAATCTACCAGGGGCGTTATTGACATCTCTAAGTGCATTTGACCCAGATCTAAATGAGAACCAGTACTTGGTTTATTTTATAATGGAGAAGGAGATTGTTAACACGTCTATGTCAATGCTGTTCTCCATCAACCCTGAGAACGGTGATCTTTATGCCCTGAAGACCTTTGactatgagagagagagggatttcCTTTTCCACATCGAGGCTAGAGACTCTGGTGTTCCCCCGCTGAGCACTAATGTGACAGTTCACATCAtcattctggaccaaaatgACAACACTCCTCTCATAGTGTCACCTTGGCGGGCCCAAGGCTCTGTTGTGGAGGAGGTGATACCGAGGTCCACAGATAAGGGGCACTTAGTCGCCAAAGTAATTGCTATTGATGCAGATTCTGAGCAGAACTCCAGGGTCACATACCAGCTCCTGCAGATCAGTGATGCAACCCTCTTCAGCCTGGATCAGTATAACGGTGAAATCCGGACAACAAGGATGTTCAGTTATAGAGACCCAAGACAACAGCGGCTTGTGATTGTTGCCAAAGACAATGGTGAACCTGCTCTCTCTGCTACTGTCACCATCAAGATATCAACAGTGGAACATGTCATGTCCTTTTCGGAGACTACAGAGTTGCCATTAGAATATGATGTCTTCACAGACCTAAACTTGTACTTAGTAATAGGTTTAGGAGCTGTGTCATTTCTGCTACTGATAACCATCTTGGTTATTATTGTTCTGAAGTGTCAAAAACCGAAGCCGAAGGCCATCAAAATCCCCCCACCCAATAGGAACAGCGTGATCAGCAGGAACAGCGTGATCAGCCAGAGAAGCTCCACCATCGCAGATTCCACCCTGATCTCCAGCGATGCCTACTGGTACAGTTTGTTCCTTGCAGAGACCAGGAAAGGAAAAGTGGTGGTGAGACAGCCCATAATTCCCAAAGGAGCTGGGTATTTTGTGTCCAGTATACCCAGGAGCATAGGGCCAAGCGAGACCACAGACTCCAGAGCATCCACACTAGAG GAACCCAGAAGAGAACTGCCATGA
- the LOC120802801 gene encoding protocadherin alpha-C2-like isoform X2: protein MMALITAPLRTRLTAAVFTFIALWGFALSITRYSIPEEMEEGSFVANLATDLGLDVRSLVQRRAKLDVIHSKNYLDINKETGELIIREKMDRESICMTKTTSCFLKMDVILESPIRIFNIELEIMDINDNAPVFRRKTMPLDISEATAPGERFSLTNAVDADVGANSIKTYYLSESKYFIIDIQTGSDGSKYVDLVLSGNLDREEHAVHNLILTAVDGGVPPRSGTASIIINVLDINDNAPLFSQPVFAVNISENSAAGTVIMTLNASDLDEGTNAQLMYSYTLYTSEKTQELFSLDPNSGEIKVKGVIDYEESQSFEMHIQAQDRGSNPLSGHCKGMVFITDLNDNYPEVTIKSLKSALTEDVSVGTLIAVVSVSDRDSGVNGEVELTLNRQETLPFILNKSSEGYFELLVSKPLDREIMNKYDITLRVTDKGSPPLSENETITLEILDVNDNAPTFSQSFYTIHVVENNLPGALLTSLSAFDPDLNENQYLVYFIMEKEIVNTSMSMLFSINPENGDLYALKTFDYERERDFLFHIEARDSGVPPLSTNVTVHIIILDQNDNTPLIVSPWRAQGSVVEEVIPRSTDKGHLVAKVIAIDADSEQNSRVTYQLLQISDATLFSLDQYNGEIRTTRMFSYRDPRQQRLVIVAKDNGEPALSATVTIKISTVEHVMSFSETTELPLEYDVFTDLNLYLVIGLGAVSFLLLITILVIIVLKCQKPKPKAIKIPPPNRNSVISRNSVISQRSSTIADSTLISSDAYWYSLFLAETRKGKVVVRQPIIPKGAGYFVSSIPRSIGPSETTDSRASTLEQEPRRELP, encoded by the exons ATGATGGCGCTTATCACTGCACCTTTACGGACACGATTGACCGCggctgtttttacattcatcGCACTGTGGGGATTTGCGCTTTCCATCACTCGGTACTCTATTccggaggagatggaggagggcTCCTTTGTTGCCAATCTGGCCACAGATTTGGGTCTGGATGTTCGCAGTTTGGTGCAGCGCAGAGCAAAGCTCGATGTCATCCACAGCAAAAATTACCTCGACATCAACAAAGAGACAGGGGAGCTGATAATCCGCGAGAAGATGGACAGGGAAAGCATATGCATGACTAAAACAACCTCGTGTTTTCTGAAAATGGATGTCATTCTTGAGAGCCCCATTCGCATTTTTAACATCGAGCTAGAAATCATGGACATCAATGACAACGCGCCCGTGTTTCGCAGAAAGACAATGCCCTTGGACATTTCGGAGGCAACCGCTCCCGGTGAGAGATTTTCATTGACAAATGCAGTGGATGCGGATGTGGGGGCCAATTCAATCAAGACCTACTATCTCAGTGAAAGCAAATACTTCATCATCGATATTCAGACTGGCAGCGACGGCTCCAAATATGTCGATCTAGTCCTCAGTGGTAATTTGGATCGAGAGGAGCATGCAGTTCATAATTTGATTTTAACTGCCGTGGATGGAGGGGTGCCTCCCCGCTCCGGCACAGCCAGCATCATTATAAATGTCCTGGATATCAATGACAACGCCCCCCTGTTCAGTCAGCCGGTGTTTGCAGTCAACATTTCAGAGAACTCGGCTGCAGGGACAGTGATCATGACCCTAAACGCATCAGACTTGGATGAAGGCACGAACGCCCAGTTAATGTACTCATATACACTGTACACCTCAGAGAAGACCCAAGAGCTCTTCTCACTTGATCCAAACTCAGGTGAAATCAAGGTGAAGGGGGTGATCGATTATGAGGAGAGTCAAAGTTTTGAGATGCACATTCAGGCTCAGGACAGAGGGTCGAACCCGCTGTCAGGACATTGCAAAGGCATGGTGTTCATCACAGATCTGAATGATAACTACCCTGAGGTGACCATCAAGTCTCTGAAAAGTGCACTGACTGAGGACGTCTCTGTAGGGACCCTGATTGCAGTGGTCAGTGTCAGCGACAGGGACTCGGGAGTCAACGGGGAAGTGGAGCTCACCTTGAATCGGCAGGAAACCTTACCATTCATCCTAAACAAATCTTCAGAGGGTTACTTTGAGCTGCTGGTTTCAAAGCCACTGGACAGAGAGATAATGAACAAATATGACATCACGCTGAGGGTGACAGACAAAGGCTCGCCGCCCTTATCTGAAAACGAGACCATCACTTTAGAGATTCTGGATGTCAATGACAATGCACCCACATTCTCTCAGTCCTTCTACACGATCCACGTTGTGGAGAATAATCTACCAGGGGCGTTATTGACATCTCTAAGTGCATTTGACCCAGATCTAAATGAGAACCAGTACTTGGTTTATTTTATAATGGAGAAGGAGATTGTTAACACGTCTATGTCAATGCTGTTCTCCATCAACCCTGAGAACGGTGATCTTTATGCCCTGAAGACCTTTGactatgagagagagagggatttcCTTTTCCACATCGAGGCTAGAGACTCTGGTGTTCCCCCGCTGAGCACTAATGTGACAGTTCACATCAtcattctggaccaaaatgACAACACTCCTCTCATAGTGTCACCTTGGCGGGCCCAAGGCTCTGTTGTGGAGGAGGTGATACCGAGGTCCACAGATAAGGGGCACTTAGTCGCCAAAGTAATTGCTATTGATGCAGATTCTGAGCAGAACTCCAGGGTCACATACCAGCTCCTGCAGATCAGTGATGCAACCCTCTTCAGCCTGGATCAGTATAACGGTGAAATCCGGACAACAAGGATGTTCAGTTATAGAGACCCAAGACAACAGCGGCTTGTGATTGTTGCCAAAGACAATGGTGAACCTGCTCTCTCTGCTACTGTCACCATCAAGATATCAACAGTGGAACATGTCATGTCCTTTTCGGAGACTACAGAGTTGCCATTAGAATATGATGTCTTCACAGACCTAAACTTGTACTTAGTAATAGGTTTAGGAGCTGTGTCATTTCTGCTACTGATAACCATCTTGGTTATTATTGTTCTGAAGTGTCAAAAACCGAAGCCGAAGGCCATCAAAATCCCCCCACCCAATAGGAACAGCGTGATCAGCAGGAACAGCGTGATCAGCCAGAGAAGCTCCACCATCGCAGATTCCACCCTGATCTCCAGCGATGCCTACTGGTACAGTTTGTTCCTTGCAGAGACCAGGAAAGGAAAAGTGGTGGTGAGACAGCCCATAATTCCCAAAGGAGCTGGGTATTTTGTGTCCAGTATACCCAGGAGCATAGGGCCAAGCGAGACCACAGACTCCAGAGCATCCACACTAGAG CAGGAACCCAGAAGAGAACTGCCATGA
- the LOC120802801 gene encoding protocadherin alpha-C2-like isoform X1, which produces MMALITAPLRTRLTAAVFTFIALWGFALSITRYSIPEEMEEGSFVANLATDLGLDVRSLVQRRAKLDVIHSKNYLDINKETGELIIREKMDRESICMTKTTSCFLKMDVILESPIRIFNIELEIMDINDNAPVFRRKTMPLDISEATAPGERFSLTNAVDADVGANSIKTYYLSESKYFIIDIQTGSDGSKYVDLVLSGNLDREEHAVHNLILTAVDGGVPPRSGTASIIINVLDINDNAPLFSQPVFAVNISENSAAGTVIMTLNASDLDEGTNAQLMYSYTLYTSEKTQELFSLDPNSGEIKVKGVIDYEESQSFEMHIQAQDRGSNPLSGHCKGMVFITDLNDNYPEVTIKSLKSALTEDVSVGTLIAVVSVSDRDSGVNGEVELTLNRQETLPFILNKSSEGYFELLVSKPLDREIMNKYDITLRVTDKGSPPLSENETITLEILDVNDNAPTFSQSFYTIHVVENNLPGALLTSLSAFDPDLNENQYLVYFIMEKEIVNTSMSMLFSINPENGDLYALKTFDYERERDFLFHIEARDSGVPPLSTNVTVHIIILDQNDNTPLIVSPWRAQGSVVEEVIPRSTDKGHLVAKVIAIDADSEQNSRVTYQLLQISDATLFSLDQYNGEIRTTRMFSYRDPRQQRLVIVAKDNGEPALSATVTIKISTVEHVMSFSETTELPLEYDVFTDLNLYLVIGLGAVSFLLLITILVIIVLKCQKPKPKAIKIPPPNRNSVISRNSVISQRSSTIADSTLISSDAYWYSLFLAETRKGKVVVRQPIIPKGAGYFVSSIPRSIGPSETTDSRASTLELDLQIKLKQVMP; this is translated from the exons ATGATGGCGCTTATCACTGCACCTTTACGGACACGATTGACCGCggctgtttttacattcatcGCACTGTGGGGATTTGCGCTTTCCATCACTCGGTACTCTATTccggaggagatggaggagggcTCCTTTGTTGCCAATCTGGCCACAGATTTGGGTCTGGATGTTCGCAGTTTGGTGCAGCGCAGAGCAAAGCTCGATGTCATCCACAGCAAAAATTACCTCGACATCAACAAAGAGACAGGGGAGCTGATAATCCGCGAGAAGATGGACAGGGAAAGCATATGCATGACTAAAACAACCTCGTGTTTTCTGAAAATGGATGTCATTCTTGAGAGCCCCATTCGCATTTTTAACATCGAGCTAGAAATCATGGACATCAATGACAACGCGCCCGTGTTTCGCAGAAAGACAATGCCCTTGGACATTTCGGAGGCAACCGCTCCCGGTGAGAGATTTTCATTGACAAATGCAGTGGATGCGGATGTGGGGGCCAATTCAATCAAGACCTACTATCTCAGTGAAAGCAAATACTTCATCATCGATATTCAGACTGGCAGCGACGGCTCCAAATATGTCGATCTAGTCCTCAGTGGTAATTTGGATCGAGAGGAGCATGCAGTTCATAATTTGATTTTAACTGCCGTGGATGGAGGGGTGCCTCCCCGCTCCGGCACAGCCAGCATCATTATAAATGTCCTGGATATCAATGACAACGCCCCCCTGTTCAGTCAGCCGGTGTTTGCAGTCAACATTTCAGAGAACTCGGCTGCAGGGACAGTGATCATGACCCTAAACGCATCAGACTTGGATGAAGGCACGAACGCCCAGTTAATGTACTCATATACACTGTACACCTCAGAGAAGACCCAAGAGCTCTTCTCACTTGATCCAAACTCAGGTGAAATCAAGGTGAAGGGGGTGATCGATTATGAGGAGAGTCAAAGTTTTGAGATGCACATTCAGGCTCAGGACAGAGGGTCGAACCCGCTGTCAGGACATTGCAAAGGCATGGTGTTCATCACAGATCTGAATGATAACTACCCTGAGGTGACCATCAAGTCTCTGAAAAGTGCACTGACTGAGGACGTCTCTGTAGGGACCCTGATTGCAGTGGTCAGTGTCAGCGACAGGGACTCGGGAGTCAACGGGGAAGTGGAGCTCACCTTGAATCGGCAGGAAACCTTACCATTCATCCTAAACAAATCTTCAGAGGGTTACTTTGAGCTGCTGGTTTCAAAGCCACTGGACAGAGAGATAATGAACAAATATGACATCACGCTGAGGGTGACAGACAAAGGCTCGCCGCCCTTATCTGAAAACGAGACCATCACTTTAGAGATTCTGGATGTCAATGACAATGCACCCACATTCTCTCAGTCCTTCTACACGATCCACGTTGTGGAGAATAATCTACCAGGGGCGTTATTGACATCTCTAAGTGCATTTGACCCAGATCTAAATGAGAACCAGTACTTGGTTTATTTTATAATGGAGAAGGAGATTGTTAACACGTCTATGTCAATGCTGTTCTCCATCAACCCTGAGAACGGTGATCTTTATGCCCTGAAGACCTTTGactatgagagagagagggatttcCTTTTCCACATCGAGGCTAGAGACTCTGGTGTTCCCCCGCTGAGCACTAATGTGACAGTTCACATCAtcattctggaccaaaatgACAACACTCCTCTCATAGTGTCACCTTGGCGGGCCCAAGGCTCTGTTGTGGAGGAGGTGATACCGAGGTCCACAGATAAGGGGCACTTAGTCGCCAAAGTAATTGCTATTGATGCAGATTCTGAGCAGAACTCCAGGGTCACATACCAGCTCCTGCAGATCAGTGATGCAACCCTCTTCAGCCTGGATCAGTATAACGGTGAAATCCGGACAACAAGGATGTTCAGTTATAGAGACCCAAGACAACAGCGGCTTGTGATTGTTGCCAAAGACAATGGTGAACCTGCTCTCTCTGCTACTGTCACCATCAAGATATCAACAGTGGAACATGTCATGTCCTTTTCGGAGACTACAGAGTTGCCATTAGAATATGATGTCTTCACAGACCTAAACTTGTACTTAGTAATAGGTTTAGGAGCTGTGTCATTTCTGCTACTGATAACCATCTTGGTTATTATTGTTCTGAAGTGTCAAAAACCGAAGCCGAAGGCCATCAAAATCCCCCCACCCAATAGGAACAGCGTGATCAGCAGGAACAGCGTGATCAGCCAGAGAAGCTCCACCATCGCAGATTCCACCCTGATCTCCAGCGATGCCTACTGGTACAGTTTGTTCCTTGCAGAGACCAGGAAAGGAAAAGTGGTGGTGAGACAGCCCATAATTCCCAAAGGAGCTGGGTATTTTGTGTCCAGTATACCCAGGAGCATAGGGCCAAGCGAGACCACAGACTCCAGAGCATCCACACTAGAG ctggACCTGCAGATTAAATTGAAACAAGTGATGCCCTGA
- the LOC120802801 gene encoding protocadherin alpha-C2-like isoform X4: protein MMALITAPLRTRLTAAVFTFIALWGFALSITRYSIPEEMEEGSFVANLATDLGLDVRSLVQRRAKLDVIHSKNYLDINKETGELIIREKMDRESICMTKTTSCFLKMDVILESPIRIFNIELEIMDINDNAPVFRRKTMPLDISEATAPGERFSLTNAVDADVGANSIKTYYLSESKYFIIDIQTGSDGSKYVDLVLSGNLDREEHAVHNLILTAVDGGVPPRSGTASIIINVLDINDNAPLFSQPVFAVNISENSAAGTVIMTLNASDLDEGTNAQLMYSYTLYTSEKTQELFSLDPNSGEIKVKGVIDYEESQSFEMHIQAQDRGSNPLSGHCKGMVFITDLNDNYPEVTIKSLKSALTEDVSVGTLIAVVSVSDRDSGVNGEVELTLNRQETLPFILNKSSEGYFELLVSKPLDREIMNKYDITLRVTDKGSPPLSENETITLEILDVNDNAPTFSQSFYTIHVVENNLPGALLTSLSAFDPDLNENQYLVYFIMEKEIVNTSMSMLFSINPENGDLYALKTFDYERERDFLFHIEARDSGVPPLSTNVTVHIIILDQNDNTPLIVSPWRAQGSVVEEVIPRSTDKGHLVAKVIAIDADSEQNSRVTYQLLQISDATLFSLDQYNGEIRTTRMFSYRDPRQQRLVIVAKDNGEPALSATVTIKISTVEHVMSFSETTELPLEYDVFTDLNLYLVIGLGAVSFLLLITILVIIVLKCQKPKPKAIKIPPPNRNSVISRNSVISQRSSTIADSTLISSDAYWYSLFLAETRKGKVVVRQPIIPKGAGYFVSSIPRSIGPSETTDSRASTLEYSK from the exons ATGATGGCGCTTATCACTGCACCTTTACGGACACGATTGACCGCggctgtttttacattcatcGCACTGTGGGGATTTGCGCTTTCCATCACTCGGTACTCTATTccggaggagatggaggagggcTCCTTTGTTGCCAATCTGGCCACAGATTTGGGTCTGGATGTTCGCAGTTTGGTGCAGCGCAGAGCAAAGCTCGATGTCATCCACAGCAAAAATTACCTCGACATCAACAAAGAGACAGGGGAGCTGATAATCCGCGAGAAGATGGACAGGGAAAGCATATGCATGACTAAAACAACCTCGTGTTTTCTGAAAATGGATGTCATTCTTGAGAGCCCCATTCGCATTTTTAACATCGAGCTAGAAATCATGGACATCAATGACAACGCGCCCGTGTTTCGCAGAAAGACAATGCCCTTGGACATTTCGGAGGCAACCGCTCCCGGTGAGAGATTTTCATTGACAAATGCAGTGGATGCGGATGTGGGGGCCAATTCAATCAAGACCTACTATCTCAGTGAAAGCAAATACTTCATCATCGATATTCAGACTGGCAGCGACGGCTCCAAATATGTCGATCTAGTCCTCAGTGGTAATTTGGATCGAGAGGAGCATGCAGTTCATAATTTGATTTTAACTGCCGTGGATGGAGGGGTGCCTCCCCGCTCCGGCACAGCCAGCATCATTATAAATGTCCTGGATATCAATGACAACGCCCCCCTGTTCAGTCAGCCGGTGTTTGCAGTCAACATTTCAGAGAACTCGGCTGCAGGGACAGTGATCATGACCCTAAACGCATCAGACTTGGATGAAGGCACGAACGCCCAGTTAATGTACTCATATACACTGTACACCTCAGAGAAGACCCAAGAGCTCTTCTCACTTGATCCAAACTCAGGTGAAATCAAGGTGAAGGGGGTGATCGATTATGAGGAGAGTCAAAGTTTTGAGATGCACATTCAGGCTCAGGACAGAGGGTCGAACCCGCTGTCAGGACATTGCAAAGGCATGGTGTTCATCACAGATCTGAATGATAACTACCCTGAGGTGACCATCAAGTCTCTGAAAAGTGCACTGACTGAGGACGTCTCTGTAGGGACCCTGATTGCAGTGGTCAGTGTCAGCGACAGGGACTCGGGAGTCAACGGGGAAGTGGAGCTCACCTTGAATCGGCAGGAAACCTTACCATTCATCCTAAACAAATCTTCAGAGGGTTACTTTGAGCTGCTGGTTTCAAAGCCACTGGACAGAGAGATAATGAACAAATATGACATCACGCTGAGGGTGACAGACAAAGGCTCGCCGCCCTTATCTGAAAACGAGACCATCACTTTAGAGATTCTGGATGTCAATGACAATGCACCCACATTCTCTCAGTCCTTCTACACGATCCACGTTGTGGAGAATAATCTACCAGGGGCGTTATTGACATCTCTAAGTGCATTTGACCCAGATCTAAATGAGAACCAGTACTTGGTTTATTTTATAATGGAGAAGGAGATTGTTAACACGTCTATGTCAATGCTGTTCTCCATCAACCCTGAGAACGGTGATCTTTATGCCCTGAAGACCTTTGactatgagagagagagggatttcCTTTTCCACATCGAGGCTAGAGACTCTGGTGTTCCCCCGCTGAGCACTAATGTGACAGTTCACATCAtcattctggaccaaaatgACAACACTCCTCTCATAGTGTCACCTTGGCGGGCCCAAGGCTCTGTTGTGGAGGAGGTGATACCGAGGTCCACAGATAAGGGGCACTTAGTCGCCAAAGTAATTGCTATTGATGCAGATTCTGAGCAGAACTCCAGGGTCACATACCAGCTCCTGCAGATCAGTGATGCAACCCTCTTCAGCCTGGATCAGTATAACGGTGAAATCCGGACAACAAGGATGTTCAGTTATAGAGACCCAAGACAACAGCGGCTTGTGATTGTTGCCAAAGACAATGGTGAACCTGCTCTCTCTGCTACTGTCACCATCAAGATATCAACAGTGGAACATGTCATGTCCTTTTCGGAGACTACAGAGTTGCCATTAGAATATGATGTCTTCACAGACCTAAACTTGTACTTAGTAATAGGTTTAGGAGCTGTGTCATTTCTGCTACTGATAACCATCTTGGTTATTATTGTTCTGAAGTGTCAAAAACCGAAGCCGAAGGCCATCAAAATCCCCCCACCCAATAGGAACAGCGTGATCAGCAGGAACAGCGTGATCAGCCAGAGAAGCTCCACCATCGCAGATTCCACCCTGATCTCCAGCGATGCCTACTGGTACAGTTTGTTCCTTGCAGAGACCAGGAAAGGAAAAGTGGTGGTGAGACAGCCCATAATTCCCAAAGGAGCTGGGTATTTTGTGTCCAGTATACCCAGGAGCATAGGGCCAAGCGAGACCACAGACTCCAGAGCATCCACACTAGAG TACTCAAAATGA